The nucleotide window AAGAATGTAGACAATGTTGACTACAtgctacttttctttttagtggACTGATTATTatgtgataaataataataaaaacaaaatcaactggCATGCATTCCCTGACAGTTTATCCAGAGGCCAGCAGGCACTAATAGAAAAGAGCCTTTAAGAGTACATTATCAACAGTAAAGCACGGTGGTGGCTGCAACATGCTGGGAGTACGACTTATTACAAATAGAATCAGTGTATTGCAGTGAATTGTGGCCTTTGAATCCTTGAAATTTACCTCAAATCAACAGcaagaaagttgaaaattaaTCATTCAAAGACCAAAACTGACGTGGTGATGAATGTATTTTCTCTCTGGAAACTTATAAAAAGCCactagaaatgttttcaaacagtcAGTGATCTTTTGCACTGCATgtttagtttgtatttatttaaatcaacttaaaattAGCTGTATAAACATCTTTGTTGTGATTTTACCATCAACgcacaattattaaaaaattatgtttcgCTTTTAAGCAGATTCAGAATTTACAGTTGACGTTATTCTGACCGGCACCGCTGCTGTTTGGGACTCCTTTAAACCTGATGAATGGTTTCTCTCTTCACCAGATGCCTAAGCCTCCTTTATAATGTCCTGCTACTTGATATAAAACCAGAAGGTGACCGTCAATAGCCTTAGCCCAAAGTGCAGCTAGAGGTGAACTAAACTGTCCCCGCTGACGTGGACGTCTCCATCGGCGCGTGTTTATGCTAAGACCTGTGGTGAGTCTTTGGCAGCCCCGGCTAAATTGGATTGTTCTAGATTCCAGATGGCATGGAGACTGTTCGCCTTTCATTATATGAGAAGTACGTGGTGGAGACTTGTTCGTTAATCACAAGAAAGAGTCCCAACGCATCCTGAATGATGTAAACTTTGTGTGGATTTGAAGCTAACATGTACACCACAAACTGTTTTTGTACAAACATCAAGGCAGTAAGCTCCATCTCTATCAGTCACTgagtaattttgaattttaaccATCTCCTAGGTTCAGAACAACAGTAATCGCCaatttcttgatattttaaagttgtgttttcataATAATTAGATCTTCTGCATCGTTGTGGGACATTTACGCTGAAGTTTATAATGAATTCTGATGCTAAAACAAACCTTTACCACTTCACAACAAGGCTTTTAAAcaattattcttttaattttttgttgtttaatgtgTCTCCACTCTATGTAAtatgttcatatatatatatattgctcaCCTGAATCTTGTCTCTGACTCGCTCCAGACCCCATTGGGCTTCAGTCAGCTGTTAAAAAGTGCATACATGTCCACACGCATGACGTTCACATGCCGCCTGGTCTACAGGAAGGCAGAGTCACAGCTTGCATTCAGTGCCCACCCCGCTGTTCCCGTCTCCCTCAGTGCCTCAGTCTGAGAGAAGGGACGACTAATCCTGCGCAGTCTCTTAAGGCAATGTTAAGAGATCCTGGATTTAAAGGGCAAATCTTGTTTAGGAGtaaacaccaaaacacaacCTTGTTTCCAGGAATGCAGGAAAGCCGTGAACAGCAGTGATTGTCTCTCCAAGGTTTGGCCAACCCATCGAACcttaaataaatcatatttagtTCATACAAACCTTACAGCCATCTTCTTTAATCAAACTCTCTGCTGGCCTCATCAGGCCATCCCTATGAAAGTTTTCCGGGGGCCTcactgtgtaaataaaaaaaaaatcccttaaaCCTTCCATGACACCATTTTGAATGgatattgtgattttattacaGAAGTCACATCGTCTCTCTTAGACtgtaattatttcaatttagtaaattcagtgttttactTAAACCCATTTCAGAAAACAAGGATTAAAATCAGACTGAATTTAAACCACAATAATCCACATAAGTGTGCTTTATTACTGTATTATTTCCTCTTGTTGCTAATACTGCTAATAAGAATATAGACAGAAGCAGTATTAGCAGAAAGAAAGTACttgcagagattttttttttgttattgaatGCTGCCATAAGTCATACATATTCTAtgaaaaattctatttttaatctaaattttaaGTTGGCTAAATAATTTATATCcttcacaataatcaataagtCCAACTGtcatttgcatcattttcaaattaaacatattCATCCAATCTCCAGTGGTCAATGGGTgggaggcggggttcaccctggacaggtcgccggTCCGTCGCAGTATATTCATTAAAGATTTGTTTGGAAATGTGTCCTTATGCAATAAACTCTAATGGCCGTCAAGTCATGGCTTTTATTTCTTGACAATATACCCGAAACAACGAATCTTGAGTAAGAAAGCCGACAAACAGATGAGCATTAACACTGAACATGAGAATCAATTTCACAAGTTTATAATCCAGCAACTAATGCATCCAGTTCCACCAGCGAAGGATTTACAAGTAGTTACTGGGATTAtggtgcattaaaaaaaaacaactaaaatacgTCTAAAATCATCAGATCGAGGATTTGAAATCACTTTTTACCATAAGAGACCAACATTGGTCAAACATCCAGAGAAAGATAATAGGCTCATGAAGAACAGCATGAACAGAGGTTTGTTTATTCTGTCCTGTGCTTTCCTCTTATCTGTAACAGCCGGCCAGTTGAGCCTGATGTTGAGATTACAAGGATTCACTGGCCCAACGGCGAAGATACTCCAAgtcctcttcatcatcatcctcGTCCTCGTCTTCAGTCCCGTCTTGAGCCCCATCCTCAACCTCGTTTTCTACCTCATCTTCTTCCATGGCAcctttggtaaaaacaaaatggcaataATGTGAGAATTCAAGTTGTATCACAAGGgaactttgaataaaaataaaaaaaatggacaaatattttttaccagGACGAGACGGTGAAGCCGAGGACGTCACTGGAGAGGGATGGACTTTATCCTCTTTTCTGCTGGCCTCCAAGAGGCTCTCATCCAGAGCTTTTTTAAGTCTCTCCAGCTCTGCCAGCAGCTCATCCTGATAagggaaaacacacattttcattctAGGACCCAAGGAAATCTACTATCTGAAGTGCATCTGATAGTACTATCTgatgatctattttttttacttttcctgctTTTCCCTTATGCTTAGTCCAGTTGTCGTACTGCGTGTAGTGCAAGTACATGACTAAATGGAGTgagaaagcagctgaaatccaaaagaaaacttttaatccCATCTAGAAAACATGATGGGACATGACTCTGACACAAACATCAGAGTCCCTGAAAGCACGTATAAAGAAATCAGGGACTTTTAAACTgtactgtaattttttattttttattttcacagagtAATTCACAAAACACTCTTCGGCGTGATTAAACACACACCCCAAGAGACGCCACAATCTGGAAAAATCCCTTCGAACTACTCCAATTTACAAAAAACTACAAGTTATCCTAAAGTACCTCAACAAATTCGACCTGCTCCAACTCCTGGCTTGCAGACTTGTAGAGGTTGCCTGACGCCTCGGTCATATCATCTTCCAGTTTGATGCCCTTTATCATGTTGCTCACTTCAGTCATTTCCCTGCAAAGCACCAAATAATTTTACAGTCCCGGTCATATTGTCAGGTTCCAATTACCGTATTCATCACAGTGAAAAAACAGTgttataataacaaaaaaataaataaatcatacattttaCATGATTATACATGTATCTATGTAGAGTTTCAGAGGTTTCGCAAACTCAATTTAATTTCGCCTTGTAAGCAAtaagtgtttttgaattggGCTGAATTGAGTTTGGCTTAttctaagattttaaaaaaacaattggaCACAAGAATCAgtggtgtatttttaaaaatgacattattgtttttatttatatcaacactttttattattaatcattttattttattattattggagcCTTGCAACAACATTTCGCTCAGtgtgtacattttaaatgtacaactgaatgacaataaagttggtCTATGTCGggattaaattaacatttaagatCTGAGAATGACAAGACTTTCCACTCTCTTCTCAACACGGTTTCAAGCACATCACTACATGGACAATGTACAGATAAATTCAATGTTGAAAACCTAATGTCCTTGAATTTATTCTTACTTAATTCAACCAATGTAAAGATTATtgctaatatttttcttcttacttgTTTTTGGAAGCAGATCTTGTGGCCTTAACAGCATGGTCAACATACCGCTGATGTTTCTCATACCACCTCTTCCTTCTCAGAGCATGCAGAGCAGCTGGCAagacagcaaacaaacaaatgcataaataataCAGAAACTGTTCTGACTTTTGAAAGATTTACAAATGGTAATCTTGCATCATTCaaactttcaaagttttcttgaGGAAACAGAgaatcttcagtcagaggtttcttcCTATTCGCTGTGATACAGGccgctacaggagatctttcttGCCACTGGCCATGAACAtcttcaataactctttgaagaatctgaattaatgagctacaacaaaatttaattttgcctttgggattaataaagaatttttgaatttgaacataattttttttccactttttgtcaaTGTATAAATGGCAGCTACATCATGAATAAAATTTCAGAACAATTATTTGTCTACTACAATGAAACCATGtcaaaatgcataaattatATCCTTTATTTACACAATATTTGAATACAAACAGTTTCCAAGGAAACGCTCAAGCTATTAGGTTAGACTTTATTTTCAACGTAGGTCTGTCACTCTTAATTCATTAACACTGAAACTTACCTCTATTTCTTAAAAgtgtaaaagtaaattaaatatcGTCCCGattcaaatatttacttcacTATTTAACCAAAGGTCGCACCATAGCTAGCTATCTTATTAGCTGGATTCTAGCTAgctaatttttttcaattattattattattattttttgtaatacgTCATTGTAAAAGTTTTTTGAGTTCATGTTGGCAAGTTTTACAGTCTataaattttgtgaaaaaaatgctGTCCCACCTCTTCTATTTGGTCCACAGTGTTTCTTGGCACACAAGAGATCGAGGTCCATGTTGGATtcagattagttttttgttcCAGTAACGTCCCTCTGCCTGGATGCTAACCGCTCTCTTCCGCACCAAGATGGCAGCGATATTCTCTTCCCACGCTTTTCGACGCAAATTAGTAACTCAAGCTGTCTGTGATTGTTTCTGATGCACCAAGCCAACTCTTCAGATGGTAAATGTTCGGTAAATGTCGGAAAGGAGATGGGGAGACAGCAGGCTCGGTTCGTGGCCGCTGTAGATGTTTCTTCCACACCACCTCTGAGTTTAGAAGAAAACATTCTCCAGTAGTGCAGCTAGCAACGGGCCAATCTTCAGAAATCAGATTATTGAGATTAAAATAGTTTGATTAAGCGTTTAAATACTTATCGTGGAccatttttgctaaatatattCTGAAAAGCAAGACAGAGGCCATTTTTCTTACCGTTTTTGTTTCccttgttttcacttttttaatgtttttttttcttttacactgaTTATTTAGGGGTGTAATTAGAATTTTGAACTTTGATTACAGTGTTTacaatatttaatcattttaaacattatatCCTGACATACGCTATGCCAAAAAATATGTGTTCTTCTAATTTTAATCGATCAAAtactacaaataaattaaatttagaagACCACATAATCACTCTTATAAtatgttatgcttttttttgtattcgagggatattacatatttttccaatacacccaaaacatttttttttatattttcataaatatattgaGATACAAGGgagaatattttacttttttatctcttttctcGTGAACTGAATAAATTACTCTGTTGATATGATTCTGTTGCTCAATTTTAGATTGATAAGAGACAAGAATGACCaccataaacaaaatattttctccgTCATGGCTACTGCCTTaagcctcttttctttttaaaggtgaATTTTTTGAACCAACaatgtttagaaataaataaataaataacttctgaATAGCTGGGAAAGGACAAATGAGGTAAATTATAAAATCTATGAATGTATTGTAACAAGTTCTGTTGTAtacagaaatgcacaaacagatAAACACACCTCAGGTCTGCCAATAACCTACTGTAAAAAAAGCTTCAATGAACAACTGCATCACAATGAcgtttttactcatttaaaacattttattaaaattattttgggttttaaagATATGATTTGGTAAAACAGAACAGGTTGCAGTCAGATGGTAAAACATTCACGTTTTGAGAAGTTATTCTCTTTTCCACTGATTCATTCAGTCAAAGTTAATGAAATCAGTCGATTAAAATTTGTAGAAAatagatttagaaaaatattatttgccTCACAATGGAATTCATATTTAAGCTAATATGTTTGGGAACAATCctaaaatgaactaaaagatCAAATATAGaatagtaaacaaaaaaattataatttttaaatgaaaaactctTTGGTCTTTTCTGAATAAATCAGTAATTGTACTTAAACATGGATTAGCACAGAAACTTTCTAGCCTCccccaaaaacaaatcagagccaaataaaacagatttgaaGTAATAAAAAGGTGGATATGCTTTTGTAACTGGGCTCAAGATGGTGATGCGATGCGTCTAATACGAGCAGGTGCTGTAGAGGGTGGCCTTATGGCTGatttcctgcagcagcttcttcACTGCTGCCTCCATCTCAACCAGCTCTTCAGCTTTCAACTCAAGAGTTCGCTGATTGTCATCGTACGACTTTTCCAGatctgaaacaagaaaaaaaaaaaagaaagaagtttttCTGGGTAACTCTTAAATAAATGATAAGCCAAGAAAATAAGCAAGCAGCATTCCTGGACTCAGAGGAAATTACCTTTCAGCAGCTCCAACTTGTCGCTGgcttgcagcagcagctgtttggcCTGGTCCTGCAGTGACTCCGCCCTCTTCTTAGCGTCGGCCACAACCCCCGCTTTCTGATCTATCAGCTGTTCCACTGTGCTGTACTTTTGCTTCACCTCCGACTCAAACTCCTGAAACATGCACAAGGACATCAGAACGGCAGAGGCAGAATTACAGAAAAGACTACACTATCAGACTGGTGAGCCCACCTTTTTGACCTCCTCTGCGATCCTTCCGATGTCGGCGGCTTCCTGATTGGCCAGCGTGGTTCTCTGAGTAACATTTGCGGATCTGTCGGCGAGCAGCTTCACATCCTGCTCGAGCCTCTGCAGCCTCTGGGTGGCGTTGTCCAGCTTTGACTCTGCATCTGCCGTCTCCGTCTCTACCTGAAACCACAatatgtgcttttttaaaaatcagatctGACGTCAAGGCATGACGAGGCGAATATCGATGGCGGCCGCCACTGACGGAGGAGAGCAGCTTGGCGGTGGTCTGGATGTCGGAGGCGGCCTGCTGGATGGCGCTGCTGGCAGCTGTGTGAGCTCTCTGAGCTTCTTCCAGAGCTTGTTTCACTTTCTCTGCAGAGTCCTTCGTATCCGTCGCCTGCTTACTAAcaacaagaacagaaaagtCTATTTAATGTCTATGTGAAACAAATATACCGTGTGCATCCCGTTGTGTTTTCACCAAGTTCTCTGAGATCTTTAAAGTGGGTC belongs to Gambusia affinis linkage group LG08, SWU_Gaff_1.0, whole genome shotgun sequence and includes:
- the LOC122835338 gene encoding charged multivesicular body protein 4b-like is translated as MDLDLLCAKKHCGPNRRAALHALRRKRWYEKHQRYVDHAVKATRSASKNKEMTEVSNMIKGIKLEDDMTEASGNLYKSASQELEQVEFVEDELLAELERLKKALDESLLEASRKEDKVHPSPVTSSASPSRPGAMEEDEVENEVEDGAQDGTEDEDEDDDEEDLEYLRRWASESL